The following proteins are co-located in the Carassius carassius chromosome 39, fCarCar2.1, whole genome shotgun sequence genome:
- the cntd1 gene encoding cyclin N-terminal domain-containing protein 1, translated as MAENNVTMFSFHTRKPMNPRFGEVSLDILTDILSNLNNRNKSNLERVSDFCGCLKERRIVECVFHLCEELGLNPAVGYHAIEILERFMAKYIEHLIRNQKGQGASSEDTGKIEELIFQTLKKKFFLSILSSVQIASKLDLYSNVVNNDIAMRFLQAVGYPSSKEQLLESEILVLKTLNFDLNVPNPLTYVETLLEVLGHNDAAVPVAQLHHLCVRVLQFIYLQRETIYNSLLKSATGCSSPSLEQRAKFVCVTEDFMLLGVGVIAVSAFIHHISTWEKVVEELSGITGISGQSIMEFAYVTLMHITKTKSV; from the exons ATGGCCGAAAATAACGTTACTATGTTTTCATTTCACACCAGGAAACCAATGAACCCGAGGTTTGGAGAGGTATCATTAGACATTTTAACCGATATTCTGTCCAACCTCAACAACAGAAACAAATCCAACTTGGAGAGAGTGTCGGATTTCTGTGGGTGTCTGAAAGAAAGGAGGATAGTGG AGTGTGTGTTTCATCTCTGTGAGGAGCTGGGACTGAATCCTGCGGTCGGATACCACGCAATAGAAATTCTGGAGAG GTTTATGGCCAAATATATTGAACATCTAATCCGCAACCAGAAAGGTCAAGGAGCATCATCTGAGGACACTGGAAAAATTGAGGAGCTCATCTTCCAAACGCTCAAGAAGAAGTTCTTTCTCTCCATCCTCTCAAGTGTTCAGATAGCCAGCAAACTGGACCTGTACTCCAAT GTTGTTAACAATGACATTGCCATGAGATTTCTGCAGGCAGTCGGTTACCCTTCCTCCAAAGAGCAGCTCTTGGAGTCTGAGATTCTCGTTTTAAAAACTCTCAACTTTGATTTAAATGTCCCAAATCCTTTAACATACGTGGAGACCCTTTTGGAAGTGCTTG GCCATAATGACGCAGCTGTCCCTGTTGCTCAACTACATCACCTGTGTGTGCGTGTACTGCAGTTCATTTACCTGCAGAGGGAGACCATCTACAACTCATTGCTCAAATCTGCCACTGGATGCTCCAGTCCTTCCCTCGAACAAAG AgccaagtttgtgtgtgtgactgaggaTTTCATGCTTCTGGGAGTTGGAGTCATTGCTGTGTCCGCCTTCATTCATCATATCTCAACATGGGAAAAG GTAGTGGAGGAGCTGTCAGGAATAACAGGGATTTCAGGCCAGAGTATCATGGAGTTTGCGTACGTCACCCTGATGCACATCACCAAGACCAAATCCGTCTGA
- the LOC132121205 gene encoding cytochrome c oxidase assembly factor 3 homolog, mitochondrial — protein MADKSSQGEPKPEAQFAKRIDPTKEALTREQLQFIRQVELAQWKKKSAKLRGRNVATGLAIGAVVLGIYGYTFYSVSQERVMEEIDEEARAAKLQAPKTGAN, from the exons ATGGCGGACAAGAGCAGTCAAGGGGAGCCAAAACCTGAAGCCCAGTTTGCAAAGAGAATAGATCCTACAAAGGAAGCTCTTACTCGGGAACAACTGCAGTTCATTCGACAAGTGGAGCTGGCGCAGTGGAAGAAGAAATCCGCCAAGCTCCGGGGTCGAAACGTTGCGACGGGACTCGCCATCGGCGCGGTGGTTCTCGGCATCT ATGGCTACACCTTCTACTCCGTATCCCAAGAAAGAGTCATGGAGGAAATAGATGAAGAGGCCAGAGCTGCGAAACTACAGGCTCCGAAGACCGGAGCCAACTAA